The Pseudoxanthomonas suwonensis sequence CCACCACCTCGTCCCAGCCCTGCACGTTCTCGACGAAACGCTCGATCCCGGGCGCGCCGTGCTTCTCCAGCTGCACGCGGACGAAGGCCTGCAGCCCCAGCCCCAGCGCCTGCGGATCCAGCCGCGCGGCGTAGCCGGCGACCACCCCGGCCGCCTCCAGCCGCTGGATCCGGCGCAGGCAGGCCGAAGGCGACAGGTTCACCTGCGCCGCCAGGTCGGCGTTGCTGGCGCGGCCGTCGCGCTGCAGCAGGGCCAAGAGACGCAGGTCGGTGCGGTCGAAACCGTGGGTGGCGGCCATTTGTTGCCTCGCAACATCGTTTTCACGCAACAAGATTGCACGCCCAGGGTGAATACGCGCAACTTCGCAATCCTGTTGCGCCATTTCCGGCCTACGCTGGGCGGACCTGCCCGCAGGAGCCAGCACGATGAACGACGCCAATGCCCCGCGCCGCGTGGAGCACCAACAGACCGACAAGGGCTACGTGCCGGTCTACACCACCGCCGTGGTCGAACAGCCGTGGCTGGACTACAGCGCCGACGACCACGCCACCTGGGGCACGCTGTACGCGCGCCAGCGCGAACTGCTGGCCGGCCGCGCCTGCGACGAGTTCCTGCAGGCGCAGGACGCGATGGGCATGGACGCGCGCGCGATCCCGCGCTTCGACCAGCTCAACGAAGTGCTGGGCGCAACCACCGGCTGGACCCTGGTCGGGGTCGAGGGCCTGCTGCCGGAGCTGGACTTCTTCGACCACCTGGCCAACCGCCGCTTCCCGGTGACCTGGTGGATCCGTCGCCCGGACCAGATCGACTACATCGCCGAGCCGGACCTGTTCCACGACCTGTTCGGCCATGTGCCGCTGCTGATGAACCCGCTGTTCGCCGACTACATGCAGGCCTACGGCCGCGGCGGAGTGAAGGCGCACGGCATCGGCCCGGAGGCGCTGCAGAACCTGACCCGGCTGTACTGGTACACGGTGGAGTTCGGGCTGATCCGCCAGGCCGACGGACTGCGCATCTACGGCGCGGGCATCGTCTCGTCCAAGGGCGAGTCGCTGCACTCGCTTGAATCGGCGGCGCCGAACCGGATCGGCTTCGAGCTGGAGCGGATCATGCGCACCCGCTACCGGATCGACACCTTCCAGAAGACCTACTTCGTGATCGACAGCTTCGAGCAGCTGATGCGGGCGACCGAACCGGACTTCACCCCGATCTATGCGCGGCTGGCGACGCAGGACACGATTCCGGCAGGCGAGGTGCGCGAGGACGACCACGTGCACCAGCGCGGCAGCGGCGAGGGCTGGGCGACCGACGGCGACGTCTGATCCCTTTCATCCGCTCCGGGCAGGAGATCGGGCGTCGCCAGTCAGAGGTGATGCCGATCCGCCTTCAGCCCGTCGCCACCGCCGCCAGCGGCAACGGCTCGCGCGCCACGCGCATGGACGAGCTCGGCGCCTTGAGCAGTTGCACGGCCAGCTGCCGCGCGGCCACGCGCAGTTCCGGCACAGCGGTGATCTCCCACAGCTGGCCGCGCAGCAGCGGGCCGATGCAGTAGAGCCCGCGCACCGGCGCACCGGTGCGGTCCAGCACCTCGAACTGCGGCGTCGCGCGCAGGCCCAGGCCGAGCGGGTCGGCGCTGATGGTGCCGGCGTCGCGCAGCTGGCCGACCAGCGGATGGCTGGTGCGCTCGACGTCGGTGTCCAGGCCGGTGGCGCGGACCAGCACGTCGTACTGCTCGGCCGAGGCGTGCGCCTGGCCGCGCTCGCGGATCACCACCTCGACCGCGGCCTCGCCGCGGCGGGCGCGCAGCAGGCGGCCGGCGCGGATCCGCAGCTGGCCCTGCGCCTGCAGCTGCTCCAGTTCCTCGTGCACGCTCGGCGCCAGCCGGTGGCGGATGATTTCCCAGTACGAGCGCAGGTGGCGCAGGAAGCGCGCGCGCTGCTCGTCCGGCAGCGTCTTCCAGTAGCCCTGCAGGTACGGGCGCAGCGCGTCGACCAGCGCGCGCCAGTCCGGCACGATCGGCGCCAGGCTGCGCAGGGTGCGCAGCAGCAAGGCGACGTCGGCGCTGTTGAGCGCGTGCAGCACGTTCGGCGGCAGCGCGATCGCCGGACCCGGCTCGGGCAGGTGCGCGCGCGGCAGCAGGCCATGCCGCGACAGCGCGGTGATCGGTCCGGTGTGGCCGCGGCGCAGCAGGGTGACCACGGTGTCGGCCATGGTCAGGCCGGTGCCGACGATCAGCACCCGGGCCGCGTTCGGCACCCGCGCCAGCGCGTCTTCGCCGTACAGGTTGCGCTGCCAGGGCCAGGCGATGTAGCCGGGATCGACCAGCAGGCGCGGGCCCACGCCCTGCAGCCGCTGCGGCGGCAGCGTGCCCACCGCCAGCACCACCCGGTCGGTGAGGAAGTCCGAGCCGTCGGCCAGCAGCACCCGGTACGCGCCGCCCTCGCGGTCCACCGCCACCGCCTCCTGCTGCACCTGGTTGAAGCCGGCCAGCGAGACCTGCGCGGCCGACTGCAGCCGCGAGTAAAGGTATTCGCCGTAGACCAGGCGCGGCAGGAAGCTTTCCTCGGCGCGCCGGGTCAGGTTGAGCCAGCGCGCGAACTCGCCGGGCTGGTCCTGGGTCGCGCCCAGGTCGCGGGCGCGCACGTTGAGCAGGTGCTCCGGCCGCGCCTCGCCGTAGGCCACGCCGCGGCCGTAGCCGTCGGGCGTGCCGACCAGGCACAGGTCCACGCCGGTCGGTGCGCTGCGCGCCAGCTCGGTGGCCAGCACGCTGCCGGTGAAACCCGCGCCGATGATCGTGATCCGCATCGCCCAGTCCTCCCGCCCAAGTCAACGAAGGCGCAGTAGACCGGTCCGGCCGGCGGCGTAGGTAAAACCCCGGTTAAGCCTGCCGTTTCCCTGGAAACAGATCGGCAGATGCACATGGCCGATTGGAATGATGGTGATTGGTTCTGAGCCGCCGGGGCGCGGGCGGGTGGCTGCACCCATATGCAACAACCGTGCGGTTCCACGCACCGCGGGCAGAGCCCTCCTCACCCCAACCCTCTCCCCCATCGCTATGCGATGGGGGAGAGGGAGCGCATCAAGCCGTCGGCATGGCGTCCACAACGCGGCCCGTACACTGCCGGGCATGACCTCCCGCACCCGGTACCGCGCCGCAGGCGCGCTCCTCGCCGCAGTCCCCACCCTGGCCGCCGCCGCCGACACCACCCTGCCGCGGGTGGTGGTCACCGCGCGCGTGGACTCGGTATCGGCCTTCGACCTGCCCGCCTCGCTGGACGTGATCGACCTGGGCCGGGACTCGTCACGGCCGCAGGTCAACCTGTCCGAAGTCCTCGGCGGCGTGCCCGGCCTGCTGGCGCGTGACCGGCAGAACCATGCGCAGGACACCCAGCTGTCGATCCGCGGCTATGGCGCGCGCGCCACCTTCGGCGTGCGCGGGGTGCGCCTGTATGCCGACGGCATCCCGGCGACCATGCCCGACGGCCAGGGCCAGCTCGCGCACTTCAGCCTCGCCGCCGGCGACCGGGTCGAGGTGATGCGCGGACCGTTCTCGGCGCTGTACGGCAATTCCTCCGGTGGCGTGGTCCAGCTGTGGAGTGCCGACGGCGGCGACGCGACGCAGGCCGACCTGCGCGCGACCGCGGCCCGCTACGGCAGCGTCGCGGCCAGCGCGCGCCTGCTCGGCAGCGTCGGCGCCAGCGGCTACAACGTGGCCGCGTCCGTGTTCGACACCGACGGCTACCGCGAGCACAGCGCCGCCCGGCGCGAGTCGTTCAACGCCAAGCTGCACCGCGAGCTGCCCGGCGGCGGCCGGCTGGACCTGGTCGGCAACCATTTCCGCTCGCCGCAGGCGCAGGACCCGCTCGGCCTGACCTGGGCGC is a genomic window containing:
- a CDS encoding FAD/NAD(P)-binding protein, whose product is MRITIIGAGFTGSVLATELARSAPTGVDLCLVGTPDGYGRGVAYGEARPEHLLNVRARDLGATQDQPGEFARWLNLTRRAEESFLPRLVYGEYLYSRLQSAAQVSLAGFNQVQQEAVAVDREGGAYRVLLADGSDFLTDRVVLAVGTLPPQRLQGVGPRLLVDPGYIAWPWQRNLYGEDALARVPNAARVLIVGTGLTMADTVVTLLRRGHTGPITALSRHGLLPRAHLPEPGPAIALPPNVLHALNSADVALLLRTLRSLAPIVPDWRALVDALRPYLQGYWKTLPDEQRARFLRHLRSYWEIIRHRLAPSVHEELEQLQAQGQLRIRAGRLLRARRGEAAVEVVIRERGQAHASAEQYDVLVRATGLDTDVERTSHPLVGQLRDAGTISADPLGLGLRATPQFEVLDRTGAPVRGLYCIGPLLRGQLWEITAVPELRVAARQLAVQLLKAPSSSMRVAREPLPLAAVATG
- a CDS encoding Lrp/AsnC family transcriptional regulator, producing MAATHGFDRTDLRLLALLQRDGRASNADLAAQVNLSPSACLRRIQRLEAAGVVAGYAARLDPQALGLGLQAFVRVQLEKHGAPGIERFVENVQGWDEVVACHALTGDMDYLLHVYVRDLEHFSRFLLDRLLNASGVADVNSSFVLRTVKASAGLPLPKA
- the phhA gene encoding phenylalanine 4-monooxygenase, producing MNDANAPRRVEHQQTDKGYVPVYTTAVVEQPWLDYSADDHATWGTLYARQRELLAGRACDEFLQAQDAMGMDARAIPRFDQLNEVLGATTGWTLVGVEGLLPELDFFDHLANRRFPVTWWIRRPDQIDYIAEPDLFHDLFGHVPLLMNPLFADYMQAYGRGGVKAHGIGPEALQNLTRLYWYTVEFGLIRQADGLRIYGAGIVSSKGESLHSLESAAPNRIGFELERIMRTRYRIDTFQKTYFVIDSFEQLMRATEPDFTPIYARLATQDTIPAGEVREDDHVHQRGSGEGWATDGDV